The Ciconia boyciana chromosome 2, ASM3463844v1, whole genome shotgun sequence genome has a segment encoding these proteins:
- the RPRD1A gene encoding regulation of nuclear pre-mRNA domain-containing protein 1A isoform X4, whose translation MSAFSEAALERKLSELSNSQQSVQTLSLWLIHHRKHSALIVSVWERELRKAKPNRKLTFLYLANDVIQNSKRKGPEFTKDFAPVIVEAFKHVSSESDESCKKHLGRVLSIWEERSVYENDVLEQLRQALYGDRKVRKRTYEQIKVDENNCSPRSSPIDPPQVKTTDLIRALQELENAASGDAAVHQRIASLPIEVQDVSLLDRITDKESGEQLSKMVDDACMLLADYNGRLAAEIDDRKQLTRMLSDFLRCQKEFLAEKEHKLEVVDMDLSSNDVTIH comes from the exons ATGTCGGCGTTCTCGGAGGCAGCGCTGGAGCGGAAGCTGTCGGAGCTGAGCAATTCGCAGCAGAGCGTCCAGACCCTGAGCCTGTGGCTCATCCACCACCGCAAGCACTCGGCGCTCATCGTCAGCGTGTGGGAGCGGGAGCTGCGAAAAG CAAAACCAAATAGGAAGCTGACATTCCTGTACTTGGCCAATGATGTCATacagaacagcaaaaggaaaggacCAGAATTTACAAAAGACTTTGCTCCAGTAATAGTGGAGGCTTTTAAGCATGTTTCAAG TGAGTCTGATGAGAGTTGTAAGAAACACCTTGGCCGAGTGCTCTCTATCTGGGAAGAAAGGTCTGTTTATGAAAATGATGTATTAGAACAACTTAGGCAAGCTTTGT ATGGAGACAGAAAGGTGAGGAAGCGCACATATGAACAGATAAAAGTTGATGAAAATAACTGTTCACCTCGAAGTTCTCCCATTGACCCTCCACAGGTAAAA ACCACAGATCTCATTAGAGCATTACAAGAACTAGAAAACGCTGCCTCTGGGGATGCAGCAGTTCATCAGAGAATAGCTTCTTTGCCTATAGAGGTCCAAGATGTGTCCCTGTTAGACAGAATAACAG ATAAGGAATCTGGAGAGCAACTTTCCAAAATGGTAGATGATGCATGTATGTTGCTGGCGGATTACAATGGCAGGTTGGCAGCTGAAATAGATGATAGAAAACAGCTAACTCGAATGTTGTCGGACTTTCTCCGATGTCAAAAAGAATTCCTTGCAGAGAAAGAACATAAGCTGGAA GTGGTGGACATGGACCTATCTTCTAATGATGTCACCATCCATTAG
- the RPRD1A gene encoding regulation of nuclear pre-mRNA domain-containing protein 1A isoform X3: MSAFSEAALERKLSELSNSQQSVQTLSLWLIHHRKHSALIVSVWERELRKAKPNRKLTFLYLANDVIQNSKRKGPEFTKDFAPVIVEAFKHVSSESDESCKKHLGRVLSIWEERSVYENDVLEQLRQALYGDRKVRKRTYEQIKVDENNCSPRSSPIDPPQVKTTDLIRALQELENAASGDAAVHQRIASLPIEVQDVSLLDRITDKESGEQLSKMVDDACMLLADYNGRLAAEIDDRKQLTRMLSDFLRCQKEFLAEKEHKLELLLQVVDMDLSSNDVTIH, translated from the exons ATGTCGGCGTTCTCGGAGGCAGCGCTGGAGCGGAAGCTGTCGGAGCTGAGCAATTCGCAGCAGAGCGTCCAGACCCTGAGCCTGTGGCTCATCCACCACCGCAAGCACTCGGCGCTCATCGTCAGCGTGTGGGAGCGGGAGCTGCGAAAAG CAAAACCAAATAGGAAGCTGACATTCCTGTACTTGGCCAATGATGTCATacagaacagcaaaaggaaaggacCAGAATTTACAAAAGACTTTGCTCCAGTAATAGTGGAGGCTTTTAAGCATGTTTCAAG TGAGTCTGATGAGAGTTGTAAGAAACACCTTGGCCGAGTGCTCTCTATCTGGGAAGAAAGGTCTGTTTATGAAAATGATGTATTAGAACAACTTAGGCAAGCTTTGT ATGGAGACAGAAAGGTGAGGAAGCGCACATATGAACAGATAAAAGTTGATGAAAATAACTGTTCACCTCGAAGTTCTCCCATTGACCCTCCACAGGTAAAA ACCACAGATCTCATTAGAGCATTACAAGAACTAGAAAACGCTGCCTCTGGGGATGCAGCAGTTCATCAGAGAATAGCTTCTTTGCCTATAGAGGTCCAAGATGTGTCCCTGTTAGACAGAATAACAG ATAAGGAATCTGGAGAGCAACTTTCCAAAATGGTAGATGATGCATGTATGTTGCTGGCGGATTACAATGGCAGGTTGGCAGCTGAAATAGATGATAGAAAACAGCTAACTCGAATGTTGTCGGACTTTCTCCGATGTCAAAAAGAATTCCTTGCAGAGAAAGAACATAAGCTGGAA CTTCTGTTGCAGGTGGTGGACATGGACCTATCTTCTAATGATGTCACCATCCATTAG
- the RPRD1A gene encoding regulation of nuclear pre-mRNA domain-containing protein 1A isoform X6 has translation MSAFSEAALERKLSELSNSQQSVQTLSLWLIHHRKHSALIVSVWERELRKAKPNRKLTFLYLANDVIQNSKRKGPEFTKDFAPVIVEAFKHVSSESDESCKKHLGRVLSIWEERSVYENDVLEQLRQALYGDRKVRKRTYEQIKVDENNCSPRSSPIDPPQVKTTDLIRALQELENAASGDAAVHQRIASLPIEVQDVSLLDRITDKESGEQLSKMVDDACMLLADYNGRLAAEIDDRKQLTRMLSDFLRCQKEFLAEKEHKLEKNN, from the exons ATGTCGGCGTTCTCGGAGGCAGCGCTGGAGCGGAAGCTGTCGGAGCTGAGCAATTCGCAGCAGAGCGTCCAGACCCTGAGCCTGTGGCTCATCCACCACCGCAAGCACTCGGCGCTCATCGTCAGCGTGTGGGAGCGGGAGCTGCGAAAAG CAAAACCAAATAGGAAGCTGACATTCCTGTACTTGGCCAATGATGTCATacagaacagcaaaaggaaaggacCAGAATTTACAAAAGACTTTGCTCCAGTAATAGTGGAGGCTTTTAAGCATGTTTCAAG TGAGTCTGATGAGAGTTGTAAGAAACACCTTGGCCGAGTGCTCTCTATCTGGGAAGAAAGGTCTGTTTATGAAAATGATGTATTAGAACAACTTAGGCAAGCTTTGT ATGGAGACAGAAAGGTGAGGAAGCGCACATATGAACAGATAAAAGTTGATGAAAATAACTGTTCACCTCGAAGTTCTCCCATTGACCCTCCACAGGTAAAA ACCACAGATCTCATTAGAGCATTACAAGAACTAGAAAACGCTGCCTCTGGGGATGCAGCAGTTCATCAGAGAATAGCTTCTTTGCCTATAGAGGTCCAAGATGTGTCCCTGTTAGACAGAATAACAG ATAAGGAATCTGGAGAGCAACTTTCCAAAATGGTAGATGATGCATGTATGTTGCTGGCGGATTACAATGGCAGGTTGGCAGCTGAAATAGATGATAGAAAACAGCTAACTCGAATGTTGTCGGACTTTCTCCGATGTCAAAAAGAATTCCTTGCAGAGAAAGAACATAAGCTGGAA AAAAACAATTGA
- the RPRD1A gene encoding regulation of nuclear pre-mRNA domain-containing protein 1A isoform X5: MSAFSEAALERKLSELSNSQQSVQTLSLWLIHHRKHSALIVSVWERELRKAKPNRKLTFLYLANDVIQNSKRKGPEFTKDFAPVIVEAFKHVSSESDESCKKHLGRVLSIWEERSVYENDVLEQLRQALYGDRKVRKRTYEQIKVDENNCSPRSSPIDPPQTTDLIRALQELENAASGDAAVHQRIASLPIEVQDVSLLDRITDKESGEQLSKMVDDACMLLADYNGRLAAEIDDRKQLTRMLSDFLRCQKEFLAEKEHKLEVVDMDLSSNDVTIH, encoded by the exons ATGTCGGCGTTCTCGGAGGCAGCGCTGGAGCGGAAGCTGTCGGAGCTGAGCAATTCGCAGCAGAGCGTCCAGACCCTGAGCCTGTGGCTCATCCACCACCGCAAGCACTCGGCGCTCATCGTCAGCGTGTGGGAGCGGGAGCTGCGAAAAG CAAAACCAAATAGGAAGCTGACATTCCTGTACTTGGCCAATGATGTCATacagaacagcaaaaggaaaggacCAGAATTTACAAAAGACTTTGCTCCAGTAATAGTGGAGGCTTTTAAGCATGTTTCAAG TGAGTCTGATGAGAGTTGTAAGAAACACCTTGGCCGAGTGCTCTCTATCTGGGAAGAAAGGTCTGTTTATGAAAATGATGTATTAGAACAACTTAGGCAAGCTTTGT ATGGAGACAGAAAGGTGAGGAAGCGCACATATGAACAGATAAAAGTTGATGAAAATAACTGTTCACCTCGAAGTTCTCCCATTGACCCTCCACAG ACCACAGATCTCATTAGAGCATTACAAGAACTAGAAAACGCTGCCTCTGGGGATGCAGCAGTTCATCAGAGAATAGCTTCTTTGCCTATAGAGGTCCAAGATGTGTCCCTGTTAGACAGAATAACAG ATAAGGAATCTGGAGAGCAACTTTCCAAAATGGTAGATGATGCATGTATGTTGCTGGCGGATTACAATGGCAGGTTGGCAGCTGAAATAGATGATAGAAAACAGCTAACTCGAATGTTGTCGGACTTTCTCCGATGTCAAAAAGAATTCCTTGCAGAGAAAGAACATAAGCTGGAA GTGGTGGACATGGACCTATCTTCTAATGATGTCACCATCCATTAG